In Nitrospirota bacterium, the DNA window GTGGAGTTTCCAAATCCGACCATGAAAAGATAGTAAAGGAGTTGGAAAAGGCCAATCAGGAAAAGGCCGCTCTATCAGATCAGATTAATCAATTAAAGGCAGAGAATGAGTCCGTTGCACAGAATGTTTCTAAATTAGAGAGTGACCTGAACGCAATCCACCAGGAAAACGAAGACCTCAAGACAAAACTCGCCGCAGTAAAGAAACCGGCTAAACCAGCAGTCCAACCAAAACCGGTAAAGACAAATAATAAAAAGAAGTAATTAGATGAGGCTCTTGCAAAAGTACAAAAATGCTGTCATTCCCGCATGTTTTAAGCGGGAATCTATCCAGCAATTCTCGGTGAAAAACACAGGAGATTGCTTCGTCGCTTATGCTCCTCGCAAAGGACTGAGGTCTGATGTCAATAGTGGACACGAAATACCTTATGCAACAAGCTGCCTTTCATAGAACTCTTGTTCAAAGGCAGCAGGGGAGAGATAGCCTAACTTAGCCTGCCGTCTCTGCCTATTATAAAATATCTCAATGTATTCTGTAATCTCCTGTATTGCTTCTTGTCTTGTTTTGTAACGTCTGTGATGAACAAGCTCACTCTTGAGCGTTTCCCAGTAACTCTCCATAGGTGCATTGTCATAACAGTTTCCTTTTCTACTCATAGATGCCTTCATACCTAATTCCTCAAGCAACATGCTGTATTCATGGGAGCAGTACTGGCTTCCCCTGTCTGAATGCTGTATCAGCCCCTTAACATGGCGATTAGATACCACTGCCCTAAGCAGTGATTTACTGACCAATTCTTTTGTCATCCGTACATCCATTGCATAGCCTACAATCTCTTTGGTAAATATATCCTTGTGTCCGGCAAGATAAAACCAGCCTTCTTCTGTAGGGATATACGTAATATCTGTAACCCAAACCTGATTCGGTGCTTTTGCATCAAATTTCTGATCTAATAAATTATCTGCTACAGGCAGGTTATGCATGGAGTTGGTTGTTGCCTTAAACTTCTTCTTCTGTTTGCAGATTATACCCAACTTCTTGCATATCCTCCTGATCCGGCAAATCCCTGCATTAAGCCCATACGAAGCCAACTCCTTCTGTAATCGTTCCGGCCCATGAGTTTCCCGTGTACGCTTATGGGCAGCCATTATCTCTACTTCCAAACGTTGATCCTCCTGGGTACGTTGGCTTAACGGACGCCCCAAACGTGCATAGTACCCGCTTGCTGATACATCAAATATCCGGCACAGTAATGGTATTGGATACCTCAGTCGCATATCATCTATCATCGCGTACCTGCCAGCGACTCCTTCGCAAAGTACGCCGCCGTTTTTTTTAATATGTCCCGCTCTATCTTTACCTCAGAAAGCTCTCTCTTAACTCTGGACAATTCCAGCTCTACTTCCGTCAGCGGCTTATGTGTCTTGCCTATATCTCTAAGCTTTCCAGCCTTGTAATGCTTTACCCATGTATTTAATGTCGACGGGGGTAATGATAACCTACGACCTGCTTCCACTACAGACAACCCTCCTTCTGTAACCAACTTCACAGATTCTTCCCGAAACTCCTTTGTGTACTTCCCATTTGGAATTCTTTCCATCTTGACACCTCCAGTTTGTTTATTGTACCAAACTTTCGTGTCCATTTTTTCATCATACCTCATCCGACCTACAGCGGCTATCTCAGAATTGCTTTCTAAGAATTTGAAGAATTCGACTATCGGCAATTTTCAGAAGCTTTAGCTCAACAGCCACTCATAAACTGGCTGACTCACGATGCCCTTCACAGTCATTGCAGAGAGTTGATCTAAGGTAAGCATCAGAAATCGCTGCTGTGCACGTGGAAAATCAGCGGCAACATCCTTCAGCGCCCGTATCTCACGCTCAATTGTCTCGTCCGATCCTGTATCAGCGCAAACTTGTATTAACTCCTCTTTACCGTTAGGAAATCTGGCGTGGAAATCTACCTCGTACCCTTTCGTTGTGCGCACATAGCCTGTCTCTGCCTTACGTCGTTGAAGTTCATGCAGTACAACAGTTTCTATTGCGTGTCCGGCATTTGTGCGGCCTGAGCGATCGAATGCGCTGATGAGCCCCGTGTCCACAGGATAGACTTTACGGGGATTAGAGTTGCGACGCCGCTCAGAATCAGTAGCCAGCGGCACGGTGCTTATGAGGAAGGCGTCCTGCAGATGCCCCATCATGGCATGAAGTGCGTCCTTGGCAACTCCAAGACCCTGCGCCTTCAGATCCAGATAGAGGCGGTGCACGCTCAAACTTCCTGCCGGATTTCTGAGACACTGTCTTGTCAGCCATCGAAGCGCTGCAATCTGCGTAACACCGTATCGCTCCACGATGTCTCTGAACAACACGGTATCCACGTAACCCTGCAGAAGGTCTACCCGAAGTTCACCGGACAATCCCTGTGCCTCCGGGAATCCGCCTACAGCAAGATATTCCCGAAATTCTTTCTCAATCAGTGACCGGTCAACTGCCGTGAATTCATGAACGTGTTTTGCCGGCTCCGTTCCACGATGTCTCATAAACTCCCTGAAGCTGAACGGCCGGATTACCGTTTCCATGCCGCGGCCACGGAGCGAAGAATGAACTTCCCGGCTCAGCATCTTAGCAGATGATCCGGACACCACAATCTCCACTCGCTCTGTGTCCATAACCCTGCGGACGAACCGCTCCCAGCCATTGACAAGCTGGACTTCATCAAGCAGCCATCGTACCGTCTCTGTGCCACGGAGCTCAGGATATCGCCGGTAATATTCTTCCAGCAACAGGCTGAGCTGTTCCATCGGCAGGTCAGCCAGCCGGTCGTCATCAAAACTCAGATAAACTACCCGCTCCGGCGGTATTGATTTGCGCCACTCTGCCTGCAACTGGCGCAGGAAGGTTGTCTTTCCGGCCCGCCGCATACCAATTACCGCATGGACTTTGCCGGGAACAGCAGGCAGCACGGCATCCCGACGCGTTGCCAACAGTTTCGGTACAGGCAAAACAGCGATATTCAGCTTCTCATTCATAACAGGATGCAGTGCCATAATGGTTGATATGATATTCATTAGGTGTCCTTTTGTCAAGGACTGATTTAATATTAACAGGCTTTCAGAGGAAACCTGCTACAGGAACAACCACGATGTTTAGAGCAAAGAATAGAATAGCGAAAATCTAATTGACAAATCCTATCTCTGCATTATAGAATACACCCCAGATTTAACACTATAGATTGTTGTTAAATAGTATAAACTTTCCTAAATACCACACTATATAGGATAAACTGAAGGAACCTGAAAAATTATGCATCACTCAGACTTTGTCCATTTGCATCTGCATACAAAATACAGCCTGCTTGATGGGGCTAATACTATTGAAGGGATTCTGGATACTGCGGAGAAGTATAAGATGCCTGCGCTGGCGATTACTGACCACGGTAATATGTATGGGGCGATTGAGTTCTACAGGACAGCGGTCAAAAAGGGCATAAAGCCTATTATAGGCTGTGAATCATATATTGCCCCGAAAAGCAGGCTTGATAAAAAGGATGCCGGCGGGATTACAAATGCATCGTTTCATCTTTTACTGCTTGCAGCAAACAATACCGGATACAAAAACCTCATCAAACTTGTGAGTTCAGGCCACCTTGAGGGATTCTATTATAGGCCGCGAATAGACAAAGAGATACTTGCACAACACAGTGAGGGCCTGATTGCCCTCAGCTCCTGCCTGAAAGGCGAGATACCATACAGACTACTTCAGGGAAAGACGGATGAGGCAATGAAGGCTGTTGGGGACTATATTGACATCTTTGGAAAAGACAACTTCTACTTTGAGATACAGGACAATAAAATCCCGGAGCAGGATAAGATAAACAGGGAGCTCGTTTCACTTTCAAAAAAGCTGGACGTAAAACTTGTTGCAACAGGTGACTGTCATTATCTTAAAAAGGATGATGCTCGGGCACATGAGATACTGCTCTGTATTCAGACAGGTGCAAATGTAAATGACACACAGAGGCTGAAGTTTACCACTGATGAGTTCTACATGAAATCACCTGAAGAGATGCACAGGGCATTTGCAGAAATCCCGGATGCTGTATCAAACTCCGTTGAAATAGCCGCTAAATGCAATGTCAATATTGAACTCGGAAAATTCATGCTCCCAGCCTACGATGTCCCTGAGAATTATACAAGGGAAAGTTATTTGGAAGAGTTGGTGTATAAGGGGATGGAGGAAAGGCTGAAGCAAGAAGTTAGAAGCAAGAAGTTAGACGAAGAAAAACAGAAGCAAGAAGAAGAAAGGCAGATGCAAGATGCAAGATGCAAGATGTTAGAAGATTCATCTTTTGACTCATCACTCATCACTCATCAACCTGACTATACTGATAGACTTAAAGAAGAGCTTCGTGTCATAAATTCTATGGGCTATGCCGGTTACTTCCTGATTGTGTGGGATTTTATCAATTATGCTAAGGCAAACGACATCCCTGTCGGCCCCGGCAGGGGGTCTGCGGCAGGGAGCCTTGTGGCCTATTGCCTGAAGATTACTGATTTGAATCCACTTAAATATGGCCTCCTGTTTGAACGTTTCCTTAATCCTGAAAGAATAAGTATGCCGGATATTGACGTGGATTTCTGTATGGATAAACGGGATCGTGTTATCCGTTATGTTACAGAAAAATACGGGAATGACCATGTAGCACAGATTATCACATTTGGAACTATGGCGGCACGCGGTGTAATAAGAGATGTAGGCCGCGTCCTTGATATACCTTATGCTGAGGTAGATAAGGTAGCAAAGCTCATACCCGAAGGGCCGAACGTAACACTTGAGAGTGCTGTTAATGATGAACCCAAATTAAAAGAACTGATAAACAGCGACACAAGGATAAAGGAGCTGATGGAGTATGCCCGTTCTCTTGAAGGGCTGACCAGACATGCCTCTACACATGCGGCGGGTATCGTTATATCAAAAGACCCTCTGACTGAATATGTCCCCCTTGCACTCGGTTCTAATAAGGAAGTTGTAACACAGTTCTCTATGGGAGACATAGAAAAGGTCGGGCTTGTCAAGTTTGACTTCCTCGGACTGAAGACACTTACAGTGATAAACCACGCAGTCCGGCTTGTTAATCAAACTAACAAAAGTTCAGATAATTTTGACATATCCTCAATACCCCTTGATGACACTGAGACTTATACACTGCTTTCATCAGGTAATACAGCAGGCGTCTTCCAGCTTGAAAGTATGGGGATGCGGGATATTCTTGTGAAGATTAAACCGGACTGTTTTGAAGACCTTATTGCAATACTTGCACTTTACCGGCCCGGCCCATTAGGCAGCGGTATGGTGGATGACTTTATAAAACGTAAACGGGGGATTACTCAGGTAACGTATGACCCGCCGTTACTGGAAGAAATTCTGAAAGAGACTTATGGGGTTATAGTCTATCAGGAACAGGTAATGAAGATCGCCAATGTCCTTGCAGGGTTCAGCCTTGGAGAGGCAGATATTTTACGCCGTGCAATGGGTAAAAAAGACCCTGAGACAATGGCAAAGTTGAAAGAGAGGTTTGTCAGCGGTGCGAAGAATGCCGGCAATAACGAGAAGAAGGCTGAGAAGATATTTGACCTCATTGAATTTTTCGCAGGTTACGGTTTTAACAAATCCCACTCCGCTGCTTATGCACTCATAACCTATCAGACCGGCTATCTCAAGGTACACTACCCTGTTGAATACATGGCAGCAATGCTTACCTGTGAAATGGGTAAGTTAGATAAGATCTCTGCCGGGATTCGGGAATGTAAAGATATGGGTATTGAAGTCCTGCCGCCTGATGTTAATGAGAGTAATAAAGACTTTACTGTTGCAGATAAGGCGATACGGTTTGGACTTGTGGCAATAAAAAATGTCGGCGAGGCTGCAATTGACTCCATCATTGCCGTTAGAAATGATGGGGGGAGATTTACTACAATAT includes these proteins:
- a CDS encoding IS3 family transposase (programmed frameshift), which gives rise to MERIPNGKYTKEFREESVKLVTEGGLSVVEAGRRLSLPPSTLNTWVKHYKAGKLRDIGKTHKPLTEVELELSRVKRELSEVKIERDILKKTGGVLCEGVAGRYAMIDDMRLRYPIPLLCRIFDVSASGYYARLGRPLSQRTQEDQRLEVEIMAAHKRTRETHGPERLQKELASYGLNAGICRIRRICKKLGIICKQKKKFKATTNSMHNLPVADNLLDQKFDAKAPNQVWVTDITYIPTEEGWFYLAGHKDIFTKEIVGYAMDVRMTKELVSKSLLRAVVSNRHVKGLIQHSDRGSQYCSHEYSMLLEELGMKASMSRKGNCYDNAPMESYWETLKSELVHHRRYKTRQEAIQEITEYIEIFYNRQRRQAKLGYLSPAAFEQEFYERQLVA
- a CDS encoding ATP-binding protein, coding for MNIISTIMALHPVMNEKLNIAVLPVPKLLATRRDAVLPAVPGKVHAVIGMRRAGKTTFLRQLQAEWRKSIPPERVVYLSFDDDRLADLPMEQLSLLLEEYYRRYPELRGTETVRWLLDEVQLVNGWERFVRRVMDTERVEIVVSGSSAKMLSREVHSSLRGRGMETVIRPFSFREFMRHRGTEPAKHVHEFTAVDRSLIEKEFREYLAVGGFPEAQGLSGELRVDLLQGYVDTVLFRDIVERYGVTQIAALRWLTRQCLRNPAGSLSVHRLYLDLKAQGLGVAKDALHAMMGHLQDAFLISTVPLATDSERRRNSNPRKVYPVDTGLISAFDRSGRTNAGHAIETVVLHELQRRKAETGYVRTTKGYEVDFHARFPNGKEELIQVCADTGSDETIEREIRALKDVAADFPRAQQRFLMLTLDQLSAMTVKGIVSQPVYEWLLS
- a CDS encoding DNA polymerase III subunit alpha encodes the protein MHHSDFVHLHLHTKYSLLDGANTIEGILDTAEKYKMPALAITDHGNMYGAIEFYRTAVKKGIKPIIGCESYIAPKSRLDKKDAGGITNASFHLLLLAANNTGYKNLIKLVSSGHLEGFYYRPRIDKEILAQHSEGLIALSSCLKGEIPYRLLQGKTDEAMKAVGDYIDIFGKDNFYFEIQDNKIPEQDKINRELVSLSKKLDVKLVATGDCHYLKKDDARAHEILLCIQTGANVNDTQRLKFTTDEFYMKSPEEMHRAFAEIPDAVSNSVEIAAKCNVNIELGKFMLPAYDVPENYTRESYLEELVYKGMEERLKQEVRSKKLDEEKQKQEEERQMQDARCKMLEDSSFDSSLITHQPDYTDRLKEELRVINSMGYAGYFLIVWDFINYAKANDIPVGPGRGSAAGSLVAYCLKITDLNPLKYGLLFERFLNPERISMPDIDVDFCMDKRDRVIRYVTEKYGNDHVAQIITFGTMAARGVIRDVGRVLDIPYAEVDKVAKLIPEGPNVTLESAVNDEPKLKELINSDTRIKELMEYARSLEGLTRHASTHAAGIVISKDPLTEYVPLALGSNKEVVTQFSMGDIEKVGLVKFDFLGLKTLTVINHAVRLVNQTNKSSDNFDISSIPLDDTETYTLLSSGNTAGVFQLESMGMRDILVKIKPDCFEDLIAILALYRPGPLGSGMVDDFIKRKRGITQVTYDPPLLEEILKETYGVIVYQEQVMKIANVLAGFSLGEADILRRAMGKKDPETMAKLKERFVSGAKNAGNNEKKAEKIFDLIEFFAGYGFNKSHSAAYALITYQTGYLKVHYPVEYMAAMLTCEMGKLDKISAGIRECKDMGIEVLPPDVNESNKDFTVADKAIRFGLVAIKNVGEAAIDSIIAVRNDGGRFTTIFDFCNRVDLRRVNKKTIESLIKSGAFDSTGAKRSQLMDVLDKAMTIGSNNQKSKEQVSIFDAMTAAGGNTIMEKLPNIPEWDEHDLLKSEKEMIGFYISSHPLAKYENKIRRHTSITTKDLMDLDDGKEVAVCGIISDVRVTVTKRGDKMAYVRIEDLDGNVEVIVFPDLYKASSELLTADKPVIISGTINKNETGCKIKGNNIQDLLTAPERRSSRMDIRLLSTGLTKEDLSNLKNILADNNGKCPVFLHIIAVNKEYVLALDDKLMIKPSDALMNSIESRFGRNTVSFN